One region of Gouania willdenowi chromosome 13, fGouWil2.1, whole genome shotgun sequence genomic DNA includes:
- the LOC114474123 gene encoding extracellular calcium-sensing receptor-like, giving the protein MEFSKEGDLMIGGVFSISSTRKRVDNFYQSLPDTYCTKLNDRELKFARTMIFTVEEINRDASLLPGLTLGYRLFNGCGSENLLRATVEAMNGKDSDGCNKKLLALIGHSSSGVSNDMNYMLSLFSFPQVSHLSTCSCLSENRLYPTFFRTVPSDRFQIHGLVQLMKYFDWRWVGVIYSISLYSESGTAEFVKEASKEGICVEYVLPFRKTSSKSLELIVETLKVSTSKVVLLFSSLSYTKSLLQKLEPHNITGKQWIGSESWITQSEMASDQRKSILQGAIGFALPRTSIAGLGDFLLSLKPSDEPNSTMVKAIWEKFFDCSFSPTNTSTMCTGAEDLQTVSAAYTDVTFFREENYVYKAVYSLAHALHSLLKCYNGSNPATGKPCVKKHEVQPKLVLEHLKLVNFTTKNGAKVAFDENGDSGAQYDLVNWQIKEDGSVTVVNIGHYDNSLSKEEQFRFKKDTNIVWGGNMNQVPRSVCREPCPPGTRKAINKNRPICCFDCFECPEGTISNQTNAPECLMCPPELWPNEKRDACIPKPIEYLSYEEIMGAILAAVCIVCVFFALLISIIFITHKETPIVRANNSELSFLLLFSLKLCFLCSLTFIGRPTEWSCMLRHTAFGITFVLCISCVLGKTILVLIAFKSTLPGNNASKRFGPIQQRICVLTFTLIQILICILWLTLNPPFPYKNMKHYKEKIILECALGSPVGFWAVLGYIAILAILCFILAFLARKLPDSFNEAKLITFSMLIFCAVWMTFVPAYVSSPGKFTVAVEIFAILSSSFGLLVCIFVPKCYIIIFRPEQNSKKFMMARKQTKTF; this is encoded by the exons ATGGAGTTTTCTAAAGAAGGGGATCTAATGATAGGAGGGGTTTTCTCAATATCTAGTACACGAAAGCGTGTAGATAACTTCTACCAATCTCTAcctgatacatactgtacaaa GTTGAATGATAGAGAGCTGAAATTTGCCAGAACGATGATTTTTACAGTGGAGGAGATCAACAGAGATGCATCCCTTCTACCTGGTCTCACTTTGGGTTACAGGCTGTTTAATGGCTGTGGGAGTGAAAACCTCCTCAGGGCAACTGTGGAAGCGATGAATGGTAAAGACTCTGATGGCTGCAACAAAAAACTTCTGGCTCTTATAGGCCATTCATCATCTGGAGTGAGCAACGACATGAATTATATGCTAAGTTTATTTTCATTCCCCCAG GTGAGCCACCTCTCAACTTGTAGTTGTTTAAGTGAAAATAGACTCTATCCCACCTTCTTCAGAACAGTTCCAAGTGACCGTTTCCAAATCCATGGTTTGGTGCAGCTcatgaaatactttgactggCGCTGGGTTGGAGTTATCTACAGTATAAGTTTATATTCAGAGAGTGGTACTGCTGAATTTGTTAAGGAGGCAAGTAAAGAGGGCATATGTGTTGAATATGTCCTTCCATTCCGCAAAACAAGTTCCAAATCGTTAGAGTTGATAGTTGAAACACTGAAGGTGTCCACATCAAAGGTAGTCCTTTTGTTCTCGTCTCTTTCGTATACCAAGTCCCTGCTCCAAAAACTTGAACCCCACAACATAACAGGAAAGCAGTGGATTGGCAGTGAGTCTTGGATCACACAATCAGAAATGGCTTCTGATCAGCGAAAGAGCATTTTACAGGGGGCGATAGGTTTTGCTCTACCTCGGACCTCCATAGCAGGTCTTGGTGACTTTCTTCTGAGCCTAAAACCTTCTGATGAGCCAAACAGTACTATGGTTAAAGCTATCTGGGAAAAGTTTTTTGATTGCAGCTTCTCGCCGACAAATACATCCACAATGTGCACTGGTGCAGAGGATCTACAGACCGTCTCTGCTGCCTACACAGACGTAACATTTTTCAGGGAAGAGAATTACGTGTACAAAGCTGTGTATTCCTTGGCACATGCCCTGCATTCACTACTGAAATGTTACAATGGTTCAAACCCAGCTACAGGGAAGCCATGTGTGAAGAAGCATGAAGTTCAACCCAAATTA GTATTGGAGCACTTAAAACTTGTAAATTTCACGACAAAGAATGGAGCCAAAGTTGCATTTGATGAAAATGGAGATTCTGGTGCTCAGTATGATTTGGTGAACTGGCAGATAAAGGAAGATGGCTCAGTTACAGTAGTAAATATTGGCCATTATGACAATTCGTTGTCCAAGGAAGAAcaattcagatttaaaaaagaCACCAACATTGTTTGGGGAGGAAACATGAATCAG GTGCCACGATCTGTCTGCAGAGAGCCGTGTCCACCTGGGACTCGAAAAGCAATAAACAAGAATAGACCCATTTGCTGTTTTGACTGCTTTGAGTGTCCTGAGGGAACAATCAGCAATCAGACAA ATGCTCCAGAATGTTTGATGTGTCCACCTGAATTATGGCCCAATGAAAAGAGAGACGCATGTATTCCTAAACCTATAGAGTATCTTTCTTACGAGGAGATCATGGGAGCCATTTTAGCTGCAGTTTGcatagtttgtgtattttttgctctcCTGATATCAATCATATTCATTACACATAAGGAGACTCCCATTGTACGAGCCAACAATTCTGAGCTGAGCTTCTTGCTGCTCTTTTCGTTAAAGCTGTGCTTCCTGTGCTCTCTGACCTTCATCGGTCGACCCACGGAGTGGTCGTGCATGCTGAGACACACAGCGTTTGGCATCACTTTTGTTCTCTGTATTTCATGTGTTCTGGGGAAAACAATTCTGGTTTTAATTGCCTTTAAGTCAACACTTCCAGGCAATAATGCCAGTAAACGGTTTGGACCTATACAACAGAGAATATGTGTTTTGACATTTACTCTCATTCAAATTTTGATTTGTATTCTATGGCTTACACTCAATCCTCCGTTTCCTTACAAAAACATGAAGCATTACAAAGAGAAGATTATCCTTGAGTGTGCTTTAGGATCCCCAGTAGGGTTCTGGGCTGTGTTAGGTTATATTGCAATTCTTGCAATCCTCTGTTTTATACTTGCTTTTCTTGCAAGGAAGTTGCCGGACAGTTTCAACGAAGCCAAACTGATTACTTTCAGCATGCTGATTTTCTGTGCAGTTTGGATGACATTCGTTCCAGCGTATGTGAGCTCACCTGGGAAGTTTACTGTTGCAGTAGAAATATTTGCTATTTTGTCCTCCAGTTTTGGTTTACTCGTTTGCATTTTTGTTCCAAAAtgctacattattatttttaggccAGAACAAAACTCTAAAAAGTTCATGATGGCgagaaagcaaacaaaaaccttTTGA
- the LOC114474122 gene encoding extracellular calcium-sensing receptor-like: MEFSKEGDLMIGGVFSISSTRKRVDNFYQSLPDTYCTKLNDRELKFARTMIFTVEEINRDASLLPGLTLGYRLFNGCGSENLLRATVEAMNGKDSDGCNKKLLALIGHSSSGVSNDMNYMLSLFSFPQVSHLSTCSCLSENRLYPTFFRTVPSDRFQIHGLVQLMKYFDWRWVGVIYSIGLYSESGTAEFVKEASKEGICVEYVLPFRKTSSKSLELIVETLKVSTSKVVLLFSSLFYTKSLLQKLEPHNITGKQWIGSESWITQSEMASDQRKSILQGAIGFALPRTSIAGLGDFLLSLKPSDEPNSTMVKAIWEEFFDCSFSPTNTSTMCTGAEDLQTVSAAYTDVTFFREENYVYKAVYSLAHALHSLLKCYNGSNPATGKPCVKKHEVQPKLVLEHLKLVNFTTKNGAKVAFDENGDSGAQYDLVNWQIKEDGSVTVVNIGHYDNSLSKEEQFRFKKDTNIVWGGNMNQVPRSVCREPCPPGTRKAINKNRPICCFDCFECPEGTISNQTNAPECLMCPPELWPNEKRDACIPKPIEYLSYEEIMGAILAAVCIVCVFFALLISIIFITHKETPIVRANNSELSFLLLFSLKLCFLCSLTFIGRPTEWSCMLRHTAFGITFVLCISCVLGKTILVLIAFKSTLPGNNASKRFGPIQQRICVLTFTLIQILICILWLTLNPPFPYKNMKHYKEKIILECALGSPVGFWAVLGYIAILAILCFILAFLARKLPDSFNEAKLITFSMLIFCAVWMTFVPAYVSSPGKFTVAVEIFAILSSSFGLLVCIFVPKCYIIIFRPEQNSKKFMMARKQTKTF, from the exons ATGGAGTTTTCTAAAGAAGGGGATCTAATGATAGGAGGGGTTTTCTCAATATCTAGTACACGAAAGCGTGTAGATAACTTCTACCAATCTCTAcctgatacatactgtacaaa GTTGAATGATAGAGAGCTGAAATTTGCCAGAACGATGATTTTTACAGTGGAGGAGATCAACAGAGATGCATCCCTTCTACCTGGTCTCACTTTGGGTTACAGGCTGTTTAATGGCTGTGGGAGTGAAAACCTCCTCAGGGCAACTGTGGAAGCGATGAATGGTAAAGACTCTGATGGCTGCAACAAAAAACTTCTGGCTCTTATAGGCCATTCATCATCTGGAGTGAGCAACGACATGAATTATATGCTAAGTTTATTTTCATTCCCCCAG GTGAGCCACCTCTCAACTTGTAGTTGTTTAAGTGAAAATAGACTCTATCCCACCTTCTTCAGAACAGTTCCAAGTGACCGTTTCCAAATCCATGGTTTGGTGCAGCTcatgaaatactttgactggCGCTGGGTTGGAGTTATCTACAGTATAGGTTTATATTCAGAGAGTGGTACTGCTGAATTTGTTAAGGAGGCAAGTAAAGAGGGCATATGTGTTGAATATGTCCTTCCATTCCGCAAAACAAGTTCCAAATCGTTAGAGTTGATAGTTGAAACACTGAAGGTGTCCACATCAAAGGTAGTCCTTTTGTTCTCGTCTCTTTTTTATACCAAGTCCCTGCTCCAAAAACTTGAACCCCACAACATAACAGGAAAGCAGTGGATTGGCAGTGAGTCTTGGATCACACAATCAGAAATGGCTTCTGATCAGCGAAAGAGCATTTTACAGGGGGCGATAGGTTTTGCTCTACCTCGGACCTCCATAGCAGGTCTTGGTGACTTTCTTCTGAGCCTAAAACCTTCTGATGAGCCAAACAGTACTATGGTTAAAGCTATCTGGGAAGAGTTTTTTGATTGCAGCTTCTCGCCGACAAATACATCCACAATGTGCACTGGTGCAGAGGATCTACAGACCGTCTCTGCTGCCTACACAGACGTAACATTTTTCAGGGAAGAGAATTACGTGTACAAAGCTGTGTATTCCTTGGCACATGCCCTGCATTCACTACTGAAATGTTACAATGGTTCAAACCCAGCTACAGGGAAGCCATGTGTGAAGAAGCATGAAGTTCAACCCAAATTA GTATTGGAGCACTTAAAACTTGTAAATTTCACGACAAAGAATGGAGCCAAAGTTGCATTTGATGAAAATGGAGATTCTGGTGCTCAGTATGATTTGGTGAACTGGCAGATAAAGGAAGATGGCTCAGTTACAGTAGTAAATATTGGCCATTATGACAATTCGTTGTCCAAGGAAGAAcaattcagatttaaaaaagaCACCAACATTGTTTGGGGAGGAAACATGAATCAG GTGCCACGATCTGTCTGCAGAGAGCCGTGTCCACCTGGGACTCGAAAAGCAATAAACAAGAATAGACCCATTTGCTGTTTTGACTGCTTTGAGTGTCCTGAGGGAACAATCAGCAATCAGACAA ATGCTCCAGAATGTTTGATGTGTCCACCTGAATTATGGCCCAATGAAAAGAGAGACGCATGTATTCCTAAACCTATAGAGTATCTTTCTTACGAGGAGATCATGGGAGCCATTTTAGCTGCAGTTTGcatagtttgtgtattttttgctctcCTGATATCAATCATATTCATTACACATAAGGAGACTCCCATTGTACGAGCCAACAATTCTGAGCTGAGCTTCTTGCTGCTCTTTTCGTTAAAGCTGTGCTTCCTGTGCTCTCTGACCTTCATCGGTCGACCCACGGAGTGGTCGTGCATGCTGAGACACACAGCGTTTGGCATCACTTTTGTTCTCTGTATTTCATGTGTTCTGGGGAAAACAATTCTGGTTTTAATTGCCTTTAAGTCAACACTTCCAGGCAATAATGCCAGTAAACGGTTTGGACCTATACAACAGAGAATATGTGTTTTGACATTTACTCTCATTCAAATTTTGATTTGTATTCTATGGCTTACACTCAATCCTCCGTTTCCTTACAAAAACATGAAGCATTACAAAGAGAAGATTATCCTTGAGTGTGCTTTAGGATCTCCAGTAGGGTTCTGGGCTGTGTTAGGTTATATTGCAATTCTTGCAATCCTCTGTTTTATACTTGCTTTTCTTGCAAGGAAGTTGCCGGACAGTTTCAACGAAGCCAAACTGATTACTTTCAGCATGCTGATTTTCTGTGCAGTTTGGATGACATTCGTTCCAGCGTATGTGAGCTCACCTGGGAAGTTTACTGTTGCAGTAGAAATATTTGCTATTTTGTCCTCCAGTTTTGGTTTACTCGTTTGCATTTTTGTTCCAAAAtgctacattattatttttaggccAGAACAAAACTCTAAAAAGTTCATGATGGCgagaaagcaaacaaaaaccttTTGA
- the LOC114474124 gene encoding extracellular calcium-sensing receptor-like yields MEFSKEGDLMIGGVFSISSTRKRVDNFYQSLPDTYCTKLNDRELKFARTMIFTVEEINRDASLLPGLTLGYRLFNGCGSENLLRATVEAMNGKDSDGCNKKLLALIGHSSSGVSNDMNYMLSLFSFPQVSHLSTCSCLSENRLYPTFFRTVPSDRFQIHGLVQLMKYFDWRWVGVIYSISLYSESGTAEFVKEASKEGICVEYVLPFRKTSSKSLELIVETLKVSTSKVVLLFSSLSYTKSLLQKLEPHNITGKQWIGSESWITQSEMASDQRKSILQGAIGFALPRTSIAGLGDFLLSLKPSDEPNSTMVKAIWEKFFDCSFSPTNTSTMCTGAEDLQTVSAAYTDVTFFREENYVYKAVYSLAHALHSLLKCYNGSNPATGKPCVKKHEVQPKLVLEHLKLVNFTTKNGAKVAFDENGDSGAQYDLVNWQIKEDGSVTVVNIGHYDNSLSKEEQFRFKKDTNIVWGGNMNQVPRSVCREPCPPGTRKAINKNRPICCFDCFECPEGTISNQTNAPECLMCPPELWPNEKRDVCIPKPVEYLSYEEIMGAILAAVCIVCVFFALLISIIFIAHKETPIVRANNSELSFLLLFSLKLCFLCALTFIGRPTEWSCMLRHTAFGITFVLCISCVLWKTILVLIAFKSTLPGNNASKRFGPIQQRICVLTFTLIQILICILWLTLNPPFPYKNMKHYKEKIILECALGSPVGFWAVLGYIAILAILCFILAFLARKLPDSFNEAKLITFSMLIFCAVWMTFVPAYVSSPGKFTVAVEIFAILASSFGLLVCIFVPKCYIIIFRPEQNSKKFMMARKQTKTL; encoded by the exons ATGGAGTTTTCTAAAGAAGGGGATCTAATGATAGGAGGGGTTTTCTCAATATCTAGTACACGAAAGCGTGTAGATAACTTCTACCAATCTCTAcctgatacatactgtacaaa GTTGAATGATAGAGAGCTGAAATTTGCCAGAACGATGATTTTTACAGTGGAGGAGATCAACAGAGATGCATCCCTTCTACCTGGTCTCACTTTGGGTTACAGGCTGTTTAATGGCTGTGGGAGTGAAAACCTCCTCAGGGCAACTGTGGAAGCGATGAATGGTAAAGACTCTGATGGCTGCAACAAAAAACTTCTGGCTCTTATAGGCCATTCATCATCTGGAGTGAGCAACGACATGAATTATATGCTAAGTTTATTTTCATTCCCCCAG GTGAGCCACCTCTCAACTTGTAGTTGTTTAAGTGAAAATAGACTCTATCCCACCTTCTTCAGAACAGTTCCAAGTGACCGTTTCCAAATCCATGGTTTGGTGCAGCTcatgaaatactttgactggCGCTGGGTTGGAGTTATCTACAGTATAAGTTTATATTCAGAGAGTGGTACTGCTGAATTTGTTAAGGAGGCAAGTAAAGAGGGCATATGTGTTGAATATGTCCTTCCATTCCGCAAAACAAGTTCCAAATCGTTAGAGTTGATAGTTGAAACACTGAAGGTGTCCACATCAAAGGTAGTCCTTTTGTTCTCGTCTCTTTCGTATACCAAGTCCCTGCTCCAAAAACTTGAACCCCACAACATAACAGGAAAGCAGTGGATTGGCAGTGAGTCTTGGATCACACAATCAGAAATGGCTTCTGATCAGCGAAAGAGCATTTTACAGGGGGCGATAGGTTTTGCTCTACCTCGGACCTCCATAGCAGGTCTTGGTGACTTTCTTCTGAGCCTAAAACCTTCTGATGAGCCAAACAGTACTATGGTTAAAGCTATCTGGGAAAAGTTTTTTGATTGCAGCTTCTCGCCGACAAATACATCCACAATGTGCACTGGTGCAGAGGATCTACAGACCGTCTCTGCTGCCTACACAGACGTAACATTTTTCAGGGAAGAGAATTACGTGTACAAAGCTGTGTATTCCTTGGCACATGCCCTGCATTCACTACTGAAATGTTACAATGGTTCAAACCCAGCTACAGGGAAGCCATGTGTGAAGAAGCATGAAGTTCAACCCAAATTA GTATTAGAGCACTTAAAACTTGTAAATTTCACGACAAAGAATGGAGCCAAAGTTGCATTTGATGAAAATGGAGATTCTGGTGCTCAGTATGATTTGGTGAACTGGCAGATAAAGGAAGATGGCTCAGTTACAGTAGTAAATATTGGCCATTATGACAATTCGTTGTCCAAGGAAGAAcaattcagatttaaaaaagaCACCAACATTGTTTGGGGAGGAAACATGAATCAG GTGCCACGATCTGTCTGCAGAGAGCCGTGTCCACCTGGGACTCGAAAAGCAATAAACAAGAATAGACCCATTTGCTGTTTTGACTGCTTTGAGTGTCCTGAGGGAACAATCAGCAATCAGACAA ATGCTCCAGAATGTTTGATGTGTCCACCTGAATTATGGCCCAATGAAAAGAGAGACGTATGTATTCCTAAACCTGTAGAGTATCTTTCTTACGAGGAGATCATGGGAGCCATTTTAGCTGCAGTTTGcatagtttgtgtattttttgctctcCTGATATCAATCATATTCATTGCACATAAGGAGACTCCCATTGTACGAGCCAACAATTCTGAGCTGAGCTTCTTGCTGCTCTTTTCGTTAAAGCTGTGCTTCCTGTGCGCTCTGACCTTCATCGGTCGACCCACGGAGTGGTCGTGCATGCTGAGACACACAGCGTTTGGCATCACTTTTGTTCTCTGTATTTCATGTGTTCTGTGGAAAACAATTCTGGTTTTAATTGCCTTTAAGTCAACACTTCCAGGCAATAATGCCAGTAAACGGTTTGGACCTATACAACAGAGAATATGTGTTTTGACATTTACTCTCATTCAAATTTTGATTTGTATTCTATGGCTTACACTCAATCCTCCGTTTCCTTACAAAAACATGAAGCATTACAAAGAGAAGATTATCCTTGAGTGTGCTTTAGGATCCCCAGTAGGGTTCTGGGCTGTGTTAGGTTATATTGCAATTCTTGCAATCCTCTGTTTTATACTTGCTTTTCTTGCAAGGAAGTTGCCGGACAGTTTCAACGAAGCCAAACTGATTACTTTCAGCATGCTGATTTTCTGTGCAGTTTGGATGACATTCGTTCCAGCGTATGTGAGCTCACCTGGGAAGTTTACTGTTGCAGTAGAAATATTTGCTATTTTGGCCTCCAGTTTTGGTTTACTCGTTTGCATTTTTGTTCCAAAAtgctacattattatttttaggccAGAACAAAACTCTAAAAAGTTCATGATGGCgagaaagcaaacaaaaaccttATGA